A part of Tardiphaga sp. vice304 genomic DNA contains:
- a CDS encoding ABC transporter substrate-binding protein has product MKRRDFLKTVTGVAAGAMVPASAFWSTANADARSATLLIVSESGPNNIDIMGVGTNVPGYEVSWNCYDRLITHEMKEGPGGVQYYDRDKFKGELAESFTIDDKSATFKLRKNAKFHDGTPITAKDVKWSLDRSVSVGGFPTFQMSAGSLKKPEQFVIVDDYTVRVDFITKDRLTIPDLAVIVPCIMNSELIKKNATEKDPWGLEYTKQNIAGGGAYKVTKWTAGTEVIMERNDHWVCGPLPKIKRVIWRMVPQAGNRRALLERGDADMSYELPYKDFQEIKANGKLKVVSLPFSNGIQYIGMNVTKPPFDNPKVRQALAYAIPYQKIVDAVLFGLGNPMYGASADRPTEVAWPQPTKFNTDIAKAKALLAEAGYPNGFETTLSFRAVDGISFTVGHGESVGLVGESGCGKSTTSMMVMRLIDKTSGNIVFDGDDIGAMAPNAFARLPLRKSIQMVFQDPTDSLNPRFTAARAIADPLMQLGDIRGGDALRAKCEDLARQVGLPLDLLDRFPHQMSGGQKARVGIARAIALQPKLIILDEPTAALDVSVQAVVLNLLQDLKQSMGMSYLFVSHDLNVVRLLCDRVIVMRSGRIVEQGPTEAVLDAPQDDYTRELLSAIPHPPLPVH; this is encoded by the coding sequence ATGAAGCGTCGCGACTTTCTCAAAACCGTCACCGGCGTAGCCGCCGGCGCCATGGTGCCGGCATCGGCGTTCTGGTCCACCGCTAACGCCGACGCGCGTTCCGCGACCCTTCTAATCGTCTCCGAGAGTGGTCCGAACAACATCGATATCATGGGCGTAGGCACCAACGTGCCGGGCTACGAGGTGTCGTGGAATTGCTACGATCGCCTGATCACCCACGAGATGAAGGAAGGCCCCGGCGGCGTGCAGTATTACGACCGCGACAAGTTCAAGGGCGAGCTCGCCGAGAGCTTCACCATCGACGACAAGTCCGCAACCTTCAAGCTGCGCAAGAACGCCAAATTCCACGACGGTACGCCGATCACCGCCAAGGACGTCAAGTGGTCGCTCGATCGTTCGGTTTCGGTCGGCGGCTTCCCGACTTTCCAGATGAGCGCGGGCTCGCTGAAGAAGCCGGAGCAGTTCGTCATCGTCGATGACTACACCGTGCGCGTCGACTTCATCACTAAGGACCGGCTGACGATTCCCGATCTCGCGGTGATCGTGCCCTGCATCATGAATTCGGAGCTGATCAAGAAGAACGCGACCGAGAAGGATCCGTGGGGGCTCGAATACACCAAGCAGAACATCGCCGGCGGCGGTGCCTACAAGGTCACCAAATGGACCGCCGGCACCGAAGTAATCATGGAGCGCAACGACCACTGGGTGTGCGGCCCGCTGCCGAAGATCAAGCGCGTGATCTGGCGCATGGTGCCGCAGGCCGGCAATCGCCGCGCGCTGCTGGAGCGCGGCGATGCCGACATGTCGTATGAGTTGCCGTACAAGGATTTCCAGGAGATCAAGGCCAACGGCAAGCTGAAGGTGGTGTCGCTGCCGTTCTCCAACGGTATCCAGTATATCGGCATGAACGTCACCAAGCCGCCGTTCGACAATCCGAAGGTGCGCCAGGCGCTGGCCTATGCGATCCCGTACCAGAAGATTGTCGATGCCGTGTTGTTCGGCCTCGGCAATCCGATGTACGGCGCGTCGGCCGATCGTCCGACCGAGGTGGCGTGGCCGCAGCCGACCAAGTTCAATACCGACATCGCCAAGGCCAAGGCGCTGCTCGCCGAGGCCGGCTATCCCAATGGGTTCGAGACCACGCTGTCGTTCCGCGCCGTCGACGGCATCAGCTTCACCGTCGGGCATGGCGAGAGCGTCGGGCTGGTCGGCGAGTCCGGCTGCGGCAAGTCGACGACGTCGATGATGGTGATGCGGCTGATCGACAAGACCTCCGGTAACATCGTCTTTGATGGCGATGACATCGGCGCCATGGCGCCGAACGCCTTTGCCCGGCTGCCGCTGCGAAAAAGCATCCAGATGGTGTTTCAGGATCCGACCGACAGCCTCAACCCGCGCTTCACCGCGGCGCGCGCCATCGCCGATCCGCTGATGCAGCTCGGCGATATCAGGGGCGGAGACGCGCTGCGTGCAAAATGCGAGGATCTGGCGCGGCAGGTCGGGCTGCCGCTCGATCTGCTCGACCGGTTCCCGCACCAGATGTCCGGCGGCCAGAAGGCCCGGGTCGGCATTGCACGCGCCATTGCGCTGCAACCGAAGCTGATCATCCTCGATGAGCCGACTGCCGCGCTCGACGTCTCGGTGCAGGCGGTGGTGCTGAACCTGTTGCAGGACCTCAAGCAATCGATGGGGATGAGCTATCTTTTCGTGTCGCATGATTTGAATGTGGTGCGGCTGTTGTGCGATCGTGTCATCGTGATGCGATCCGGGCGAATCGTGGAGCAGGGGCCAACGGAGGCCGTGCTCGACGCGCCGCAGGACGACTACACCCGCGAACTGCTGTCGGCGATCCCGCATCCGCCGCTGCCGGTTCACTAG
- a CDS encoding DUF4089 domain-containing protein, which translates to MAEPLDDYIDAVANVLGLPVEDAWKPVIRANLAVTLKMARMVDEFVLPDESEPASIYAA; encoded by the coding sequence GTGGCCGAACCGCTGGATGATTATATCGACGCCGTAGCGAACGTGCTCGGCCTGCCGGTCGAGGACGCTTGGAAGCCGGTCATCCGCGCCAACCTCGCGGTGACGCTGAAGATGGCGCGCATGGTGGATGAATTCGTGCTGCCCGATGAGTCCGAACCGGCCAGCATCTATGCAGCCTGA
- a CDS encoding AtzE family amidohydrolase, with the protein MTPAGEWLPASEIAQAIASKKITAIAVTEAALARIGAHNPVLNAFTDVTAERARATARAVDAAVAAGEKLGPLAGVPFAVKNLFDIEGLPTRAGSKINRDRAPSTRDATLIERMEAAGAVLLGGLNMGEYAYDFTGENVHDGDSRNPHDTTRMTGGSSGGSGAAVGGGLVPLALGSDTNGSIRVPSSFCGVFGLKPTYGRLSRARSFPFVASFDHLGPFARTVEDLALSYDAMQGSDVDDAGCSTRDIEPVSALLSQDIGDLRIALAGGYFQKFLFPEAREAIARVTTALGVTREVEIPETARARSAAYVISTCEGGSLHLDRLRTRPNDFDPATRDRLLAGAMVPAPLVDRAQKFRRWYRTQVLELFKTVDIIIAPATPCVAPKLGQVNFTLDGEELPVRANIGIHTQPISFIGLPVVAVPIPLDPMPIGVQIIAAPWREDLALRVAYALQKAGVAAALRPKGF; encoded by the coding sequence ATGACACCCGCCGGCGAATGGCTGCCCGCCTCCGAGATCGCGCAGGCGATCGCGTCGAAGAAGATCACCGCGATTGCCGTCACGGAAGCCGCGTTGGCGCGCATCGGCGCGCATAATCCCGTGTTGAACGCCTTTACCGACGTCACCGCCGAACGCGCGCGCGCCACGGCCAGGGCGGTCGATGCCGCGGTCGCCGCCGGTGAAAAGCTCGGCCCGCTGGCCGGCGTGCCGTTTGCGGTCAAGAACCTGTTCGACATCGAAGGCCTGCCGACCCGTGCCGGCTCGAAGATCAACCGCGATCGCGCCCCATCGACGCGCGACGCCACGCTGATCGAACGCATGGAGGCGGCCGGCGCGGTGCTGCTCGGCGGCCTCAACATGGGCGAATACGCCTATGACTTCACCGGCGAGAACGTCCATGACGGCGATTCACGCAACCCGCATGACACCACGCGGATGACCGGCGGCTCGTCGGGCGGTTCGGGCGCCGCGGTCGGCGGCGGGCTCGTGCCGCTGGCGCTGGGCTCCGATACAAATGGCTCGATCCGCGTGCCATCGTCGTTCTGCGGCGTGTTCGGCCTGAAGCCGACCTATGGCCGGCTGTCGCGCGCGCGCTCGTTTCCCTTCGTCGCCAGCTTCGATCATCTCGGTCCGTTCGCGCGCACCGTCGAGGATCTGGCGCTGTCTTATGACGCCATGCAGGGGTCGGACGTCGACGACGCAGGCTGCTCGACGCGTGACATCGAGCCGGTGTCGGCGCTGCTTTCGCAGGACATCGGCGATCTGCGGATTGCGCTGGCCGGCGGTTACTTCCAGAAGTTTCTGTTCCCGGAAGCCAGGGAAGCCATCGCCCGCGTCACCACGGCGCTCGGCGTCACCCGCGAGGTAGAGATTCCGGAAACCGCACGCGCGCGCTCGGCGGCCTATGTGATCTCGACCTGCGAGGGCGGCTCGCTGCATCTCGACCGGCTGCGCACGCGGCCGAACGATTTCGATCCGGCGACGCGCGACCGGCTGCTGGCCGGCGCGATGGTGCCGGCCCCTCTGGTCGATCGCGCGCAAAAATTCCGCCGCTGGTACCGTACGCAGGTGCTGGAACTGTTCAAGACGGTGGACATCATCATCGCGCCGGCGACGCCATGCGTCGCGCCAAAGCTCGGCCAGGTCAACTTCACGCTCGATGGCGAGGAGCTCCCGGTGCGCGCCAATATCGGCATCCACACCCAGCCGATCTCGTTCATCGGCCTGCCGGTGGTGGCGGTGCCGATACCGCTCGATCCGATGCCGATCGGCGTTCAGATCATTGCTGCCCCGTGGCGCGAGGACCTCGCGCTGCGCGTGGCTTACGCCTTGCAGAAGGCCGGCGTCGCCGCAGCCCTTCGTCCCAAAGGATTCTGA
- the hpxZ gene encoding oxalurate catabolism protein HpxZ, protein MDIDLPDVLAEVGAAFARYEQALITNDTAVLGELFRNDSRTIRYGAGENLYGYHEIQAFRGARPAVGLMRRTERTVISSYGRDTAVASTLFYRDSAPGKVGRQMQTWVRFAEGWRIVAASVSMIDEPKPTAEG, encoded by the coding sequence ATGGATATCGATCTTCCCGACGTGCTCGCCGAAGTAGGCGCGGCTTTTGCGCGCTATGAGCAGGCGCTGATTACCAACGACACCGCGGTACTCGGCGAACTGTTCCGCAATGATTCCCGCACCATCCGCTACGGCGCGGGTGAAAATCTCTACGGATATCACGAGATCCAGGCGTTCCGCGGCGCCCGCCCGGCGGTCGGCCTGATGCGCCGCACCGAGCGGACGGTAATTTCGTCCTATGGCCGCGACACCGCGGTCGCCTCGACGCTGTTTTATCGCGACAGCGCGCCGGGCAAGGTCGGCCGTCAGATGCAGACCTGGGTGCGATTCGCCGAGGGCTGGCGTATCGTTGCGGCCTCGGTCAGTATGATCGACGAGCCGAAACCGACGGCCGAAGGCTGA
- a CDS encoding GntR family transcriptional regulator, with translation MSFDDMLVVPASKPSGRKASRARLSSGIVKVTRAEELRLQLADDIVRGVLPPGASLDETEIARRFEVSRTPVREALRQLAASGLVDSRAHRGAFVAQPSPERLTGMFEAMAELEALCAGLAAERMLAVERHALEAVHEELRVLSHAGNPERFAEVNERFHNMIYTGSQNDYVAEITLATRVRVQPFRRAQFRNLGRLAKSQAEHGRVVIAILRGDRPGAAAAMRAHIELVRGEYEHYAVTV, from the coding sequence ATGAGTTTCGACGACATGCTGGTGGTGCCCGCATCGAAACCATCGGGCCGCAAGGCCAGTCGAGCCCGGCTGTCTTCGGGCATCGTCAAGGTGACGCGCGCCGAAGAATTGCGGCTGCAACTCGCCGACGATATCGTCCGCGGCGTGCTGCCGCCCGGCGCCTCGCTCGACGAGACCGAAATCGCGCGGCGCTTCGAGGTGTCGCGCACGCCGGTGCGTGAAGCGCTGCGGCAGTTGGCGGCGAGCGGGCTGGTGGATTCCCGCGCCCATCGCGGCGCCTTCGTGGCGCAGCCGTCGCCGGAACGCCTGACCGGCATGTTCGAGGCGATGGCCGAACTGGAAGCGCTGTGTGCCGGGCTTGCGGCGGAGCGCATGCTGGCGGTCGAGCGCCACGCGCTCGAAGCCGTGCACGAGGAATTGCGCGTACTCAGCCATGCCGGCAATCCCGAGCGCTTCGCCGAGGTCAACGAGCGTTTTCACAACATGATCTACACCGGTTCGCAGAACGACTATGTCGCGGAGATCACGCTGGCGACGCGGGTTCGCGTGCAACCGTTCCGCCGCGCCCAGTTTCGCAACCTCGGTCGCCTCGCCAAGTCGCAGGCCGAGCACGGCCGCGTCGTCATCGCCATCCTGCGCGGCGACCGCCCCGGCGCCGCCGCCGCGATGCGCGCGCATATCGAGCTGGTGCGCGGCGAATATGAGCATTACGCGGTGACGGTGTAG
- the atzF gene encoding allophanate hydrolase, which translates to MTETIAEIVAAHRAGTQTPAQTVARSFARIRSHGDPAIFISLRDEAEALAEAVALAAREGATLPLYGVPVAVKDNIDVAGLPTTAACPAFAYTPSRDAAAVARLRAAGAIVIGKTNLDQFATGLVGVRSPYGIPKNAVRDDLIPGGSSSGSAVAVSAGLVPLSLGTDTAGSGRVPAMLNNIVGLKPSLGLIPTTGVVPACRTLDCVSIFALSVDDAMAALDVMGGYDAKDPYSRQREVGALTEIPKGLKLGVPRNGQLIFFGDTVSEKAYAEALKRWKSLGATLVEFDLEPFYETARLLYDGPWVAERLLVIRDLLASAPDAIHPVTREITLAGARQSATDTFAALYKLHSLKRTAETAFAAIDALVLPTAPTAYTTAQVLANPIELNSRLGTYTNFVNLLDLCGLAVPAAMRADGIPFGITLLAPGGDDAKLASLGRAFHADTRLPMGAKAVPQPLLPAVPATLRGDEIAIAVVGAHLTGMALNGELQALGGRLLNAKTTAPDYCFYALDGTTPAKPGLLRVEAGSGSAIEVEVWALSAAAFGKFVAAIPSPLSIGTLRLADGSGVKGFLVEATAIEGARDISSFGGWRAFAKEAAK; encoded by the coding sequence GTGACCGAGACCATTGCCGAGATCGTCGCCGCGCATCGCGCCGGCACCCAGACGCCTGCACAGACCGTCGCGCGTAGCTTCGCGCGTATCCGTTCGCATGGCGATCCCGCCATCTTCATCAGCTTGCGCGATGAGGCCGAGGCGCTCGCCGAGGCCGTGGCGCTGGCCGCCAGGGAAGGTGCGACCTTGCCGCTGTACGGCGTGCCGGTGGCGGTGAAGGACAATATCGACGTCGCCGGACTGCCGACGACCGCCGCCTGTCCGGCCTTTGCCTATACGCCTTCCCGCGACGCCGCCGCGGTGGCGCGGCTACGCGCCGCCGGCGCTATCGTGATCGGCAAGACCAATCTCGACCAGTTCGCGACGGGTCTCGTCGGCGTGCGTTCGCCCTATGGCATCCCGAAAAACGCGGTCCGCGACGACCTGATCCCCGGCGGCTCCAGCTCGGGCTCCGCGGTGGCAGTATCCGCCGGCCTGGTGCCGCTGTCGCTCGGGACCGATACCGCCGGCTCCGGCCGGGTGCCGGCGATGCTGAACAACATCGTCGGACTGAAGCCGAGCCTCGGCCTGATCCCGACCACCGGCGTGGTGCCGGCGTGCCGCACGCTGGACTGCGTGTCGATCTTCGCGCTCAGCGTCGACGACGCGATGGCCGCGCTCGACGTCATGGGCGGCTATGATGCGAAGGATCCCTATTCGCGCCAGCGCGAAGTCGGCGCGCTGACGGAAATTCCCAAAGGCCTCAAGCTCGGCGTGCCGCGCAACGGGCAGTTGATCTTCTTCGGCGATACGGTGTCGGAGAAGGCCTATGCGGAGGCGCTGAAGCGCTGGAAATCATTGGGCGCGACCCTGGTCGAGTTCGACCTCGAACCGTTCTACGAGACCGCGCGGCTGCTCTATGACGGGCCGTGGGTCGCCGAACGCCTGCTGGTGATCCGCGATCTGCTGGCGTCGGCGCCGGACGCGATCCATCCGGTGACACGCGAGATCACCCTCGCCGGCGCCCGGCAAAGCGCCACCGACACCTTCGCCGCACTGTACAAATTGCACAGCCTCAAGCGCACCGCCGAGACGGCCTTCGCCGCCATCGACGCGCTGGTGCTGCCGACCGCGCCGACCGCCTACACGACGGCGCAGGTGCTGGCCAATCCGATCGAGCTCAACTCGAGGCTCGGCACCTACACCAACTTCGTCAACCTGCTCGACCTCTGCGGTCTGGCCGTGCCCGCCGCAATGCGCGCCGACGGCATCCCGTTCGGGATCACGTTGCTGGCGCCCGGCGGCGATGACGCCAAGCTCGCCAGCCTCGGCCGCGCCTTCCACGCCGACACCCGGCTGCCGATGGGCGCGAAAGCGGTCCCGCAGCCGCTGTTGCCCGCGGTGCCCGCGACGCTTCGGGGCGACGAGATCGCCATCGCCGTGGTCGGCGCGCATCTGACCGGGATGGCGCTGAACGGCGAGTTGCAGGCGCTCGGCGGCCGGCTCCTGAACGCAAAGACGACCGCGCCGGACTATTGCTTCTATGCGCTGGACGGCACGACGCCGGCCAAGCCCGGCCTGCTGCGCGTCGAAGCAGGCTCCGGCTCGGCGATCGAGGTCGAGGTCTGGGCGCTGTCGGCGGCGGCGTTCGGCAAGTTCGTCGCGGCGATCCCCTCGCCGCTGTCGATCGGCACGCTGCGACTGGCCGATGGCTCCGGCGTCAAGGGCTTCCTGGTCGAAGCCACGGCGATCGAGGGCGCCCGCGACATCTCCAGCTTCGGCGGCTGGCGGGCGTTTGCGAAGGAAGCGGCGAAGTAA
- a CDS encoding regulator, whose product MSTITGTAGKSDFKPVLWAPGDWNAFFGFGTNILVNMLVLTGLLRFVLKMPDSIVFGRILPALGLMMCLSTFYYAYLAYKLSQKTGRSDVCALPSGISVPHMFIVTFVIMLPISLTTGDPIKGWEAGLVWVFFQSFILMIGGFIAPWIRKVTPRAALLGTLAGVSITFIAMRPALEMFMTPVIGLTCFAIIMLSWFGGYKYPKNIPAGLVAIGVGMAIAWGSTLLGFGIGGVSAAGVAAAFSNFGFSIPLPAFDHVFSGFQFLGIILVTAIPYGIYDLVEAMDNVESAEAAGDTYPTTRVLTADGVVSLIGCLMGNPFINAVYIGHPGWKAMGGRIGYSAATGIMVVVLSWFGIISLMLAIVPVVAISPILLYIGMLICAQAFETTPREHAPAIALSLTPHLAAWATVLLSGALGAAGMNFGAQHAPDFVAKMAQNGVLYHGLEVMGGGSILTGLVLGAIAVFVIERKFVHASAFALAGAVMTYFGFMHGEAIGIGGGWG is encoded by the coding sequence ATGAGCACGATCACGGGGACTGCCGGAAAATCCGACTTCAAGCCAGTGTTGTGGGCACCGGGCGACTGGAATGCATTTTTCGGTTTCGGCACCAACATCCTCGTCAACATGCTGGTGCTCACCGGATTGTTGCGTTTCGTGCTGAAGATGCCGGACTCGATCGTATTCGGCCGCATCCTGCCGGCGCTCGGCCTGATGATGTGTCTCTCGACCTTCTACTACGCGTATCTTGCCTACAAGCTGTCGCAAAAGACCGGCCGCTCGGACGTCTGCGCGCTGCCGTCCGGCATCAGCGTGCCGCATATGTTCATCGTCACCTTCGTGATCATGCTGCCAATCTCGCTCACGACGGGCGATCCGATCAAGGGCTGGGAGGCGGGCCTCGTCTGGGTGTTCTTCCAGAGCTTCATCCTGATGATCGGCGGCTTCATCGCCCCGTGGATCCGCAAGGTGACTCCGCGCGCCGCGCTGCTCGGCACGCTGGCCGGCGTCTCCATCACCTTCATCGCGATGCGCCCGGCGCTGGAAATGTTCATGACGCCGGTGATCGGCCTGACGTGCTTCGCCATCATCATGCTGAGCTGGTTCGGCGGCTATAAATATCCGAAGAACATTCCGGCCGGGCTGGTCGCGATCGGCGTCGGCATGGCGATCGCATGGGGATCGACCCTGCTGGGCTTCGGCATCGGCGGCGTCAGCGCCGCCGGCGTCGCCGCGGCCTTCAGCAATTTCGGCTTCTCGATCCCGCTGCCGGCATTCGATCACGTGTTCTCCGGCTTCCAGTTCCTCGGCATCATCCTGGTCACCGCAATTCCCTACGGCATCTACGATCTGGTCGAGGCGATGGACAATGTGGAGTCCGCGGAAGCCGCCGGCGACACCTATCCGACCACGCGCGTGCTGACCGCAGACGGCGTGGTGTCGCTGATCGGCTGCCTGATGGGCAACCCGTTCATCAACGCGGTCTATATCGGCCATCCCGGCTGGAAGGCGATGGGCGGCCGGATCGGCTATTCGGCGGCGACCGGCATCATGGTGGTGGTGCTGTCATGGTTCGGCATCATCTCGCTGATGCTGGCGATCGTGCCGGTGGTCGCGATCTCGCCGATCCTGTTGTACATCGGCATGCTGATCTGCGCGCAGGCGTTCGAGACCACGCCGCGCGAACACGCCCCGGCCATCGCGCTGTCGCTGACGCCGCATCTGGCGGCCTGGGCCACGGTGCTGCTGTCCGGCGCGCTCGGGGCTGCGGGCATGAATTTCGGCGCCCAGCACGCGCCAGACTTCGTCGCCAAGATGGCGCAGAACGGCGTGCTGTATCATGGCCTCGAAGTGATGGGCGGCGGCTCGATCCTGACCGGCTTGGTGCTCGGCGCGATCGCGGTGTTCGTCATCGAGCGCAAATTCGTCCATGCCTCAGCCTTCGCCCTGGCCGGCGCGGTGATGACCTATTTCGGCTTCATGCACGGCGAGGCGATCGGGATCGGCGGCGGTTGGGGGTGA
- a CDS encoding cysteine hydrolase family protein → MENPSLVVTLNAEPGPIAVDWGTTALLIIDMQRDFIEPDGFGETLGNDVSQLTRAIEPIAAVLKAARAIGLMVVHTREGHLPDLSDAPKAKIERGAPSLRIGDPGPMGRILIRGEAGHDIIPALYPVEGEIVIDKPGKGAFYATTLGADLTGRDIDTLLVCGVTTEVCVNTTVREANDRGYRCIVLADGCASYFPEFHEMGLKMIKAQGGIFGWVSDSAAVLQAMDEQNVLEISHS, encoded by the coding sequence ATGGAAAACCCCTCGCTGGTAGTGACGCTGAACGCCGAGCCCGGCCCGATCGCGGTCGACTGGGGAACCACTGCGCTCCTCATCATCGACATGCAGCGCGACTTCATTGAGCCCGACGGCTTCGGCGAGACGCTTGGCAACGATGTCTCGCAACTGACCCGTGCCATTGAACCGATCGCTGCGGTGCTCAAGGCCGCGCGCGCGATCGGCCTGATGGTCGTGCACACCCGCGAGGGCCACCTGCCCGATCTGTCCGACGCGCCAAAGGCGAAGATCGAGCGCGGCGCACCATCGTTGCGAATCGGCGATCCCGGGCCGATGGGCCGCATCCTGATCCGTGGCGAAGCCGGCCACGACATCATCCCGGCGCTGTATCCGGTCGAAGGCGAGATCGTGATCGACAAACCCGGCAAGGGCGCGTTCTACGCCACCACGCTCGGTGCCGACCTCACCGGTCGCGACATCGACACGCTGCTGGTGTGCGGCGTCACCACCGAGGTCTGCGTCAACACCACCGTGCGCGAGGCCAACGACCGCGGCTATCGTTGCATCGTGCTGGCCGATGGCTGCGCCTCCTACTTCCCGGAATTTCATGAGATGGGCCTGAAGATGATCAAAGCCCAGGGCGGCATTTTTGGCTGGGTCAGTGACTCCGCTGCGGTGCTGCAAGCGATGGACGAGCAGAACGTTCTGGAGATTTCACACAGCTGA
- a CDS encoding cysteine rich repeat-containing protein, whose product MFKTITATAFTLALLLSGASAQQSGTEAEQKACAPDVKKFCPRVLDQGDLVILSCLQQNRPNISPACNQVLVNHGQ is encoded by the coding sequence ATGTTCAAAACCATCACTGCCACTGCCTTTACCTTAGCTCTTCTTCTCAGCGGTGCCTCTGCCCAGCAGAGCGGCACCGAAGCGGAACAGAAAGCCTGCGCGCCTGACGTCAAGAAGTTCTGCCCCCGGGTTCTCGATCAGGGTGACCTTGTCATTCTGAGCTGCCTGCAGCAGAACCGTCCGAATATTTCCCCCGCCTGCAATCAGGTGCTGGTCAACCACGGCCAGTAG